The sequence GGGCGTGCAGATGGCGGGAGACCTCGCCGTCCGGGGACCCCTCGCCCCGCACCCGCTTGACGGTGATCGAGCGCAGCGGCGACCCCGGCGCGCGGGAAAGGCTGTACTGGCGTATCTGCCGCGCCCCGTCGGGCAGTTCCACCTGTACGGAGACGTACTGGCCGGGCCGGAAGGCGGGGGCGGGTGCCCCGTCCGCCGGGCGCAGCCGGAAGGTCGCGACATCCGCGGTCTCCTCGGTCCGGCCGGTCACCTCCCACTCGCTCCAGACATCACCGGCGACGACGCCCCGCTGCGCGTAGAGGCGTTCCTCGACGGCGATCAGCGCGCCCGCCATCAGCCAGTAGACCTCGTCCCAGGCTGCGGCGACCTCCGGGGTGACGGCGTCGCCCAGTACGTCGGCGATGGCGGCGAACAGGTGGGTGTGCACCACCTCGTACTGCTCGGCGGTCACCCCGAGCGAGGCGTGCTTGTGGGCGATGCGGCTCAGCATCACGTCGGGGCGGGTGTCCGGGTCCTCGACGAGCCGGGTCGCGAAGGCGGCGAGGGAACCGGCGAGGGCCTGGCGCTGGGCGCCGGACGCCTGGTTGCCGCGGTTGAAGAGATCGCGGAGCAGTTCGGGGTGGGCCGCGAAGAGCTTGCGGTAGAAGAGGTCGGCGATGTCCCCGATGGCGGCGCCGACGGCGGGGAGGGTGGCACGGACGGTGGCTGTCGAGGTCTCGGAGAGCATCGGTGGACTCCTCGGGGTGAGGTGGAG is a genomic window of Streptomyces sp. NBC_01237 containing:
- a CDS encoding globin domain-containing protein, with the protein product MLSETSTATVRATLPAVGAAIGDIADLFYRKLFAAHPELLRDLFNRGNQASGAQRQALAGSLAAFATRLVEDPDTRPDVMLSRIAHKHASLGVTAEQYEVVHTHLFAAIADVLGDAVTPEVAAAWDEVYWLMAGALIAVEERLYAQRGVVAGDVWSEWEVTGRTEETADVATFRLRPADGAPAPAFRPGQYVSVQVELPDGARQIRQYSLSRAPGSPLRSITVKRVRGEGSPDGEVSRHLHARTRTGDRLRVSVPYGDLVLDHTDAPLLLASAGIGCTPMLSMLEHLADTGHRSPVTVVHGDRSPATHALRTDHALFTGRLPGGEAHFWYEDPEPGHRADRTGRVDLTGLGVPPGTHAYLCGPLPFMRAVRGQLLAKGVRAADIHYEVFGPDLWLAAG